The Sinorhizobium fredii USDA 257 region ATGGTTCGTCGAACAGGAAGACCTGCGGATGGCGGACGATCGCCCGCCCCATGGCGACGCGCTGGCGCTGGCCGCCCGACAATTGCTTCGGCAGGCGATCGAGAAAGGGTTCGAGGGCAAGGATGTCGGCCGCCTCCCGGACGCGTTTCTCGATTGCCGCCTTGCCTTCGCCCTTGAGCTTCAGCGCGAAGCCCATGTTCTCGGCGACCGTCATATGCGGATAGAGCGCATAGCTCTGGAACACCATGGCGATGTCGCGCTCCTTTGGCGCCACGTCATTGACGACGCGGCCGCCGATACGGATCTCGCCGGCGCTGATGTCCTCGAGCCCGGCGAGCATGCGCAACAGGGTCGACTTGCCACAGCCGGAGGGACCGACGAGCGTGACGAACTCGCCATCTTCGATATCAACCGAGACGCCGTGGATCACCGGCACGGCGCCGTACTGCTTGCGCACCTGTTCGATCGTGACGGATGCCATGGGTTTCCTCCCTTCGTTTCAGAGCTTGAGCTGCCAGATGCTGGCGGCTGCGACATTGCCTTTTGGCGCGATCAGACGCGCCGAGCGAACGCCCTCGAATCCCGGCAGGCGCTTCGTGCCCGTCCAGCGGCCGTTGTCGGCGAAAACCTCGATCGAGCCCTTGTCAAGGAAGATGCGCAGCATCGAGGGGCGCGCCCCCATCGCGATGTAGCGGGGCAGCCATTTTCCGTCCGGCACGTCGTAGAGGATGCTCAGGCCCTCGTGATCCAGCCTGAGGCCGAGTTCGACTTCCGGATGCTCGAATTCGATGTCGAAGTCTGCCCCGGTCACTGCCAGATCGAGGACGATCTCGACGGCTCCGTTGCCAAGCTCGACCGTTTCGCCGGTAACCAGCCGGTTCTCGTCGACAAGCTGCTGGCGCAGGCTGTCGACGGCCTCGACCGGAGGCGTGAGCAGCGCACCGTCCTTGAGCAGGACGCGCCGGGGGAGCGTCATGGCCGCCGGGAAATCGATCTTCTTGGAGATGTCCGTCCAGTTCGCAAGCCATGCGATCCCCACTGGGCCGTCACGGTCGACGAAGGCCTGCAAGGCATAGGCGTCGGTCCCGAAATCGAGTTCCTGTTCAAATTCCTTGTCAAAGCTCCGGCCATCGAAGCGGCCGACGGTCGCGATGGTGATGTTGCGGCGGCCGGTCGCCGGATCGCGGCTGGTCAAGAGGCCGAAGACGAGCGCCCAACGGGTTTGCGGATCATCGGCCGGGCCGAGCGGCACGATGCATGGGCATTCGGCTGCTGTCATGCCGAAACGGTCCTCGCGGTGCAGGATCCCGACGAAGCTCCAACCGCCCGCCGCGTCCAGATCGGCCGTCTCATAGAGCAGGATGACGCCGCCGGCGTGGTCGCGGCTGCCGAGAAGCATTTTCCAGCGGCCGTCCGGCGCCTTGACCACATAGGGGTCGCGAAAGTCGAGTGTCAGGTCCAGGTCCGCCGGGCGCTCGGGAAGAATGATCTCGGCGGGGCCGACCGTGATCTGGTCGCGACTGATAGTAGTCAATTGGATCTGCTCCTCCGGCGCGCGATCCTTGACCTGCTCGGTGAAGAAGACGCGGATGCCCGGCTCCTCACCCGCAAGTGGAATGGCCGAACCGGAGAACGCGCCGCCGCGGCCATCCGCACGCGCTAAAAGTTCCGTCGAGGGGAAGAGGAAGATCGGCAGGTGCGTCCAGCGCAGATAGTCTTCTGAGACCGCATGGCCCCAATGCATCGTGTTCCAGCGCAGGCTATGCGGATAGTGCTGATAGAAGAGATGAACCTTGTCGCCGAAGCGGCCGAAGCCGTTCGGGTCGTTCATCCAGCCGAAGGGCGGGCGGAAGTGGTAGCTGTCGGGAATGGCGGGTGCGGCATTCGCTTCGCCACTGAAAAGCACATGAATACCTTTGTCCAGGACGTCTCTCTCCGAGAAGGCATAGACCACCGAAAGGAGCGTCGTTGCGGCATCATAGGTGAGTGTCGTTTCACCGCCGGCATCGAGCACCAGTGTCTGGAACTCAAATTCCTCGGCGTTGTGCGCTGTGAGCCGGGCGATTTCGCGCCCTTCCTGGCTGGCGCGCAGCTCTGCCGGCGTTCCCGCGTCGGCGGCCTTCACCCACGCATGAATTGTAGTGCCAACGCGAAGGATGGCGCTCAGTGTCTTACCGCCGGCGCCGAGAAGCGAGGAGGGGTTTGCATGAGTTGTCATTGATCAACCTTTCACGGCGGAGCCAACGAAGGAGCTTACGAACCAGCGCTGGAAAACGAGATAGAGGGCGAGGATGGGGATCATCATCAGGACGGATGCTGCCATGGCTCGATCCCAATAAATGCTGTCCTGTCCGAAGAAGGTTGCGATGGCGACGGAGATCGGCCGGGCATAATCGGTCTGAGTCACCAGGATCGGCCAGAGATACTGGTTCCAGCTCTCTATCCCCATGAGGATGGAGACGGTGGCGAGGGCCGGCAGGCTCAGTGGCAGGAAGATCGACCGGTAAATGCGGAACACCGACGCGCCGTCCATCTCGGCCGCTTCGAAGAGCTCCTTCGGAAGCTGGGCGAAGAACTGGTAGAACAGGAAGATGTAGAGTGGACTTGCGACCCAGGGCACGATCTGCACCGTGAAGGTATCGGTTATACCCGCGCGCGACACCATGATGACGAGCGGCATGATGATGCTCTCCTGCGGTATGACGTAGAGCGCGATGACGAGGGAAAGGATCAGCGCACGGCCGCGCAGCGAGCCCCAGGCGAGCACGAAGCCGGCCATCGAATTGATGATCAGACCGGCGCCGACAGTGGTCGCCAGGATGATTAGCGAATTCAGGAGATAGCGGCCGAAGGCAAGTTCGCCGGAGAGGTTGCCGACCTCCGCGAAATTCGAGAGCGTCGGGTTCGACACCCAGAAGGCGCGGAAGCTGCCCATGTCGGCCAGGATCTGGAAGCGGTCGTCCTTAAGGCTGGCAATAACGAGCATGAAGAGTGGCGAGACGATCACGAGGGCGATGACGAAGATGCAGGCCGTCTGGACGATGCGCAGCGAACCGATCGCTGAGCGCTCGCGCTTTGCCTCAGTCTCGAATGTGGAAATGACGAGATCAGACATCGAAACGCCTCAGAAGTTGACGCTGCACGAGCGCGATGATGAGAACGATCACGAACAGAATGACCGAGACGGCCGAGGCATAGCCGAGCTTCTGCTCTTCGAAGCCGGCGCGCACCATGTAGTGAACGACGGTTTCGGTGCTGCTCTTGGGGCCACCCTGGGTGAGGATCGCGACCTGCGTGTAGAGCTTGAACGCCTGGATTGTCGTGATGACCAGCACGAAGACGTGCGTAGGCCTCAAGCCAGGCATGGTGACGTGCCAGAAGCGCTGGAAGGCATTGGCGCCGTCGATCCGGGCCGCGTCATAGAGCTCATCCGGAATGCCCTGAAGGCCGGCGAGGTAGACGATCATCTGGAAGCCATAGGCTTGCCAGGCGGAGAGCAGCACGATCGAGAACATCGCCCAGTTGGGGTCACCCAGCCAGTCGATTGGCTGGATGCGGCCGCCGGAAAGAAAGCCGATGATCTGGTTTAGTGGCCCCGTCGGGTATTGGAACAGCGTTCCCCATATCACGCAGACGACGACCATCGAAGTGATCGCAGGCAGGAAGAACAGCCCGCGGAAGAAATTACGCAATGGCAGCTTCTGGTGCAAGAGCAAGGCGGTCGCGAAGGCCAGCCCGCATTGCACCGGCAGGATCCAGAAGGTGAAGCGCGAAACGTTCCAGAGCGACGTCCAGAACAGGTCGTCCTTGAAGATCCGCAGGAAATTGGTCAAGCCGATGAAGCGGACGGGTGTCGGACGCGGCACCAAGGGTTGATTGGTCATCGCCGTCCAGAACGACAGAAGGAAGGGCACGATCAGGAAGATCGTCAGCAGCGCCACGGCGGGCGCGAGCATGCCGATCTCCTGGAACAGGCGCCCTCTGTCCCTGCGCCGGGCAGGGCGCGCGAGCGCCGTTGCCGGCAGCGCCGGTTGCTGCAAGGTCATGATCTCCTCCTCACTAATCGCGTCATCTGTCGCCGGCCGTGCGACGACGGCCATCGGTCGCGCGGGCCTCGCGGCATGCGCGGCCGCGAGGCCGCTCATTCGTTATTGCTGTTCGTCGAAGGGCGGGTAGCCGTCGTTTTCCTCGATGTCCTCGTCGATCTTCTCGGCCGCGGCGGTTAGCGCCGCCTTGACGTCGCCGCCATTGAAGATCTCATCGACGGCGCCCATGAAGGCGGAGGTGATCGTCGGGTAAGCCGGATGCGGCGGCCGTGCGACCGCGGTCTTGGAGGCCTGCTCGAAGGCGAGGGCCATTGGACCGCCGGCGCTATACAATGGCGAATCCGCGGCAAAGCTCTTCAGGCCGGGATAAGCGGAATCATCCCGCGCGTAATCGCGATACTGCTTGTCCTTGAGCATGAAGCTCAAGAACTTGCCGGCGATGTCCGGATGCTCGGAGGCGGTCGTGATCCCCCAGATCCAGGTTCCGTTCGGGCTGGCGCCCTTCGGGCCGAACTTCGGCAGCGGCATGACGACGATGTCGTCCTTCATCGAGGCTGCGGCTTCCGCGTAGAACCAATGGCCACCGAATGCGAGCGCCGCAGGATGCCCTTCGGCAAAGAACTGGTTGGTGCCGGAGGACTGCGGCACGACCCAACCGTTCTTGACCCATTTCTGCATCATCGTCAGCGCATCGACGCAGGGATCGCTATCGAGCGTTCCCACCGACTTCCAGGTCTTGCGGTCGATCAGGTCGCAGCCCGCCGATTGCAGGATCGGGCCGTAGGCATAGGTGATCCACTCGGTCTTGATGCCGTAGCCGCGGAATGTGTCGATCGGCCACTTGACCCCTTCGAGCTTCGACAGCTTTTCGAGATAGCCCTCGAATTCCTCGCGCGTCCACGCATCGCCCACCCCTTTCGGGATGCGGGCGCCAATCGCTTCGAGGTATTTCCTGTTGCCGTAAAGGACGACCGAGGAGTCGGTGAGGCCGACGGCGTAGAGATCCTTGTCGATCGGATAGGTACCCTGCGCGACGTTGGACTCGGTCATGTCGTCGAGAATGTCCTGGTCAATCAAAGGCTTGATCGGCTGGAGGTAGCCCGACCAGACATAGTTTGCGAGGAACGGCGCGTCGAGTTCCATGAGATCCGGCAACTGCTTGGACATAACGGCGGCGCTGAACTTCTCATTATAGGCGTCGTGCGGCGCGTAGATCAGCTCGATGTCCACGTCCGGATTGGCCGCCTCGAAGCGCTTGGCAACCTCGCCGTAGGTGGTGACCCAGCCGGGGTCGCCCTGATGCATCATATGAATCACGGTCTTCGCCTCGGCATGGCTCATGACGACGCCAAAGGCCGCGGATGCCACAAGCATTGAAAGTAAACGATTACCCATCATAGTCACTCCTCCTCAACGGGTTTTTCACTCTGAAACTGTATTCAAACGGATGACCGCTCCACCAATTGAAACGGCAGCTTTCGCACCTCGCCCGGCGCCGCATCGCTGGTCAGCAGAATGTCGGCCGCCATACGTCCCATCGCGCGATGCGGCAGGGCCATGGTCGTCAGAGGCGGATCGAGGCGAGAGGCGATGTCCACCTGATTGTCGAAGCTGGCGACGGCGACATCATCCGGGATTTGTGCTCCGACTCGTCTGAGTGCGGCATATACTTCCATCGCGACGCGGTCGTTGCCGCACAGGATCGCGTCAGGCCGCTCCGTGCCGCTCATCAAATTGGTAACATGGGAAAGGACGAGGCTATGCGCCCTGTCGCTATAAATCGCGCGGCGCACCGCCGGCAGCACTTGGGAACCGACACCATCGAGCCCGGCATCGGCCAGAGCCTGGCGAAAACCGGCCTCGCGCAGTTCGCCGGCGAGCAGGCCCGGCAGGTTGATGAAAACGATGCTGCGGCGCCCGGCATCGATCAGGTAGCTGGTGATCTCGTGGGCGGCGCCGACCTCGTCTGGCACCAGCGACGTCACCCGGTCGTTCGCATCGCGGCAATTGATCATCACGCCGACCGTGCCGGTAAATTCTTCCGGTAGCGAGACGACCTTGTGATACATGGCCGCATAGGCGATCGCTCGCGGCCGGAAACGGCGGACTTCCTCGACGACGGAGGCGATGTCACGGCGGCCGGAGAGCGTCATCGCGAAGACGGCCATATCGGAGGTCCGGGCGGCGCCGTCGAGTCCCCGGATGATTTCGGTTGCAAAGGGCGAGGTGATCAATTCATCGGCAACGACGCCAATCAGCGGCATCCAGCCTTGGCGCATGCTGCGCGCGGCGAGATTGGTGACGTAGCCGAGTTCCTCGGCGATCTCCTTGATGCGCTGCCGCGTATCGTCCGACATGCGGGCCGAGCCGCCGTGCAGGGCGCCCGAAACCGTCTTGACGGAAACGCCCGCGCGCTCGGCTATGTCGCTCAAAGAAATCGTCAAGACAGTTCCTTGGGTTAACGATTACTCAAGCTAATACCACCGCCCACGGGCCAGAGTCAACCGCCGAGGGTGCCTGTTCATACGGTCTGCTGCGTCCGCCGCTGCTGGCGAGTGGAGCAACAAGAGCCGCTCGTGACGATGCAACTTCCGCGGCAGAGCACCAAGGCCATATCTCTTACGCTTTTCCCCGTTCTGGCCTATATTAGGAAGCATGAATTTCGACGAAAGGTAGAAGTGGGCAGGGAAAGCCCTGGCGTGGACCATCCTCCCGCTTTAGCCCGGTCGCGAACCAGAGGCCTGACGGCGAATGTCCCGAATCCTCACCCTGGTGCTGTTCCTGCTGTCGGCCTTCGCGTTTCCAGTTCCATCTGTATCCGCGGCCGAGCGCGTCGCATTGGTCCTGCATGTGAACGGCGCCATCAGTCCGGCGACGGCCGAATATGTGATCCGGGGATTGCAGCGCGCCGAGGATCGCGGTGTGGCGCTGGTGGTTCTGCAGATGGATACGCCCGGCGGCCTCGACACGTCGATGCGGGACATCATCCGCGCCATCCTCGACTCCTCCGTGCCCGTCGCCAGTTTCGTCGCGCCGAGCGGCGCGAGGGCGGCGAGCGCCGGGACTTATATTCTTTACGCAAGCCATGTGGCGGCGATGGCGCCGGGAACCAATCTAGGCGCCGCGACACCGATCGCCATCGGGGGAGGGCTGTTCGGCGGCGACGAAGAGGACGGCGGCAAAGAGGCGTCCGACGAGCAAGGCAAGCCCGACGCTCCCAAGCAACCAACGAATGCCGGTGAGGCAAAACTGATCAACGATGCGGTGGCCTATATTCGCGGGCTTGCGGAATTGCGAAACCGCAACGCCGATTGGGCCGAGAAGGCGGTGCGCGAGGCCGCCAGCCTCTCTTCGGTCGCGGCGGTACGCGAGAAGGCTGTCGATTTCACGGCCGTTACCGTCGAGGACCTCCTGAAGCAAGCCCATGGCCGGACGGTCCGCATCGGCCAGGCCGATAACCGGCTCGATACGGCGGGGCTCTCCATCGAGGACGTGCTTCCCGACTGGCGCACGCGCCTGCTCTCGGTGATCACCGATCCAAACGTCGCGCTGCTGCTGATGATCGTCGGCATCTACGGGTTGATCTTCGAGTTCCTGACGCCCGGCACCGTGGTGCCGGGCACGATCGGCGGTATCAGCCTCCTGCTCGGTCTCTACGCCCTGGCGGTGCTGCCGGTAAGCTATGCCGGCATCGGCCTGATCATGCTCGGCGTGGCGTTGCTGGTGGCCGAGGCGCACGCGCCGTCCTTTGGCGTCCTCGGGCTCGGCGGCGGGGTTGCCATCGTGCTCGGTGCCGCAATTCTGTTCGACACCGACGTACCGGGGTTGCAGGTGTCCTGGCCGGTTCTCGGCGGCGTGGCGATCGCAAGCCTGGCCTTCAGCTTCATTGTCGCCCGTCTCGCATTCGTTTCCCGCCGGCACAAGGTCGCCACGGGGGCCGAGCAGATGATCGGTATTTTCGGCAAGGTCGACACCTGGGCGGGCGCGGCGGGTTACGTCATCGCGCATGGGGAGCGCTGGAGCGCAGTGAGCAGCGAGCCGCTCGGCCCCGGCGAGGACGTGATGGTCGTCGGCCGCGACGGGTTGACGCTCGAAGTCGAGCGCCGAGCAAAACGAAGCTAGGAAGGGGAGGAAATTGATGCCCTTGTTTGGAAGTCTTGTTCCGCTCGCCGCGGCTCTGTTTCTTCTGCTGATCGTCATCGCCTATGCGATCCGGATCCTCCGGGAATACGAGCGCGGCGTCATCTTCACCCTCGGCCGCTTCACCGGCGTCAAGGGGCCGGGTCTCATCCTGCTCGTTCCCTATGTGCAACAGATGGTGCGCGTCGATCTCAGGACCCGGGTGCTCGACGTGCCGAGTCAGGACGTTATCTCGCATGACAACGTTTCGGTCCGGGTCAGTGCTGTCATCTACTTTCGCGTGATCGATGCGGAGAAATCGACGATCCAGGTCGAGGACTTCATGGCGGCGACGAGCCAGCTGGCCCAGACGACCTTGCGATCGGTGCTCGGCAAGCACGACCTCGACGAGATGCTGGCGGAGCGCGACCGGCTAAACGACGACATCCAGAAGATCCTCGACGTGCAGACTGATGCCTGGGGCATCAAGGTCGCGACCGTCGAGATCAAGCATGTCGACATCAACGAATCGATGATCCGGGCGATCGCCCGCCAGGCGGAGGCCGAACGCGAGCGGCGCGCCAAGGTCATCAATGCCGAGGGTGAGCAGCAGGCGGCGGCGAAACTGCTCGAGGCGGCGCAAATCCTTGCTCGCCAGCCACAGGCCATGCAGTTGCGCTACCTGAGCACGCTCAACGTCATCGCCGGCGAGAAGAATTCGACGATCATTTTCCCCTTCCCGATGGAACTCGCCGAGCTGCTCGCAGCCAAGACCGGAGGGCAGACCAAGTAGACGACTACAGCGCCGTGCGTCTTATCAGACGCACAAAGGACGCTGTAAGACTTTGAAGCGCTGCATGTTTTTCTCCTCAAAGCGGCTTCGATTTAAGGAGACATGCAGCAGCGGCCGGACCGTCACCGCGTCACATGACCATCTTCCGCGCAACTTTCTCGGTCAGGTCTTCCTGCTCTTCGCTCACGCGCTTTGCCGTCTGGGTGGCAAGCTGCGCGCCGATCCGCGTGAATCGCTCAGCCTCGTCGGAATAGTCCTCGAAGGCATCGCGCCAGAAGCTGCAGTAAAGGTCGAAACCATCGCGCGCATAGTCCGACGCGAGCAGTTCCTCCCAAAGCTGGAGATGATGCTCGCTGCGGCTCTGCATGAAGCTGAGCGCCTCGATCTGACCGCGCAAGGCCGTCTGCAGTATGTCCGCCTGGAAACGTGCCATCGAAAGCAGCAGCGATCGCCCTTCAGGCCCCACGGGCCATTGGGGCCAGATCGCCGGAGCAAGTGTGTCAGACATTTTCTTCGACATCGCAGAACCTCCTTTTCTGCAGCATCTCGCTGTCTCATCGCAAACCGAAATCATGCATGACGACCGATCACGTAATTCGGAAAGTGCTGGGCGCCCTCGTCGCGGGCGTGGATTGGCGGTGTCTTTTAGGGACCAAGCTAAGGTGGCCGGTCCGTGCGATCATTGATCGGTGTCAATTGTAAGCGCACGACCTTCGCCGCAGCCACCTCCCGCCTTGACCTTGGTCAAGGCCGGTCCGATCCCTCTGGCATAGACTAGAGCATTTAGATCGCTTGATGAAGGGATTGATTCATGTTCATCAGGGAAATGACCGAAGCGGAGTGCCTCACCGTCGTCGCGCCGGTGACGAAGTCAGCTTATAGTGAAGCAAACTCTGACCACGCCGATTCACCCTTGGCGAAGCAGATTCACGAAGAGCAAAGCAGGCCCGGCACGAACCCGTTGCCACGGTCATTTCTGGGGCATGCGGAAGGCCATCCGGGGCCTCACGCCAGACACTTGCCTTCTAAGCAGGTTGTCGCAGGTTCGAGTCCTGCAGGGGTCGCCATCTACTTTCTTGTCCAGACCGGAGACATAGGTAACAGAACGTACCTAAGACATGGGTGACAACCTCGTGCCGAACGGGTTGTCGATGGTTTGCAGGGTTCTCTGCTCCAGGTCGATATATCCGAGATCATAATGCATGAAGCTGACGAGCCAAATGCCGTCGTCGACTTCCTTGATTCCGAGGTGCTGGCCGGCCAGCACCGTCGAGATGTTGATCTTCTTGCGGTAGATGCAGATGCGGCCACAATTGGTGACGAGCGCATCTCGATCGTGGAATGGATAGTCGATCTCCGGCAGGCCGGTATAGGTACGCTTTGATGCTGTATAGATGTCTGCGGGCGCCTTCATCGCCAGCGCCTCGTGCGGCCGCTCCTGATTGAATTCACTAACGAATGCATCGAAGCGGGCCTGCTGCTGGAGAATGTTTCTGCCGGGCGGTCGGGTGGCCTCCTTCTTCAGCGTCAGGTGCATGCGCTCATGCCGGCCGTTCTGTTGGGGACGGCCCGGCCTGATGCGCTCGAGCGCGATGCCGAGCCTCAGCCACCAGACCGACAGCTTCGAGAGATTGTAGAGCCCGTTTGGCGAGGCAAACGGCAGGCCATTGTCGCTTCTTATGGCGGCTGGCAATCCGTGTTCGACAAACAGCCGCCGGAAGGCATCGAAGACCGCTGCTTCGCGCGTCGATTCAAAGGCTTCGCAGGCGAAGAGGTAACGCGAAGCCTGATCGGTCACCGTCAGCGGGTAACAGTACTGGCCGTTGCCGAGCTTGAACTCGCCCTTGAAGTCGGCGCACCACAGGTCGTTTGGCATGAGCGCCTGCGATAGGGCCGTTCCTTCGGCCCGGTGACGTTGCCGCTTGCGGGCATGGGCGACCAGTCCGTGCCGGTCGAGAACCGCGTGCACCGTGCTCTTGGACGGCACGCGCACGTCGCCGGCCAATCGTTTCACCAGCAGTTCTCGGATCTTGCGTGCGCCCCAGTGCGGTTTCTCCTTCTTGAGGCGCACGATCATCGCCTCGACTGGTCCGGGCAACTGGTTCGCGTAACGCACCGGTCGCCTGGACCGATCCGTCAGCGCCTCCAGTCCGTCTTCCCTGTAGCGGTTGAAGATTTTGTAGCCGGTCTTGCGCGAGATGCCGAACTCCCGGCACACATCGCTCATGCCTTCGCCCTCAAGCAGGCGGGCGACAAATCGTAGACGTTCCTCCATCACCGAAGTCTCTTTCCACGGCATCAACACCTCCGCCAAAGCGGAAAGTGTTACCCATGTCTCCGGTACGAAACGTCACCTATCTCTCAGGTCGGGCATCTGACCATTCGCAGGGCATCGACCCGAAGAAGATCGACGCCGTCCATGGATACGCTCTCGAAGGCGTCCCGACATGCGGCCTCACGATCGCCACGCAGAAGCTGATCAAGGGCGATTACGCCGGCAATCCTGACGTGCTCCTGGGCACCATTCCGAAGCCGCCGATTCTCGCAGCACTGGCCAAGCTTAGGGCAAAGCCGGCCCGAGAAGACCGCGTCCGAAAGCGCGAGATGCTCGAGGCGATGTAGCCGGCCGACGCGCCTGTCGACCGGTCACCCGAGGTCATGGCGCGCGTTCGCGCCGGGCTCAATCAGTTCTGCCAGGAACATGCCGCGTCGAAGTTGGCGGCCGGCGGCATCATCGTTCAAGAGCCTCTGTCACCAGAGCGCGCCGACGAGTTGGCCCGCATGCTGTCATTGCCGGACGCCAAGGAAATCAGCGCCGAGCAGATGGCGTACCGGCGCAAGGTGCAGGCGGACATAGAAGCGGCGGAGCCCCCAGCAGAGGACCAAGCGGCATGACCATCCAGCACCGCACCGTCGACATCGAGGCTGCGTCGAAGCTCTGGAAGGACGATCTATCAGCTTCGTAGATCGCAAAGCGTTTCGGCGTCTCTCGCAACGTCATCGTTGGGATCGCATTTCGAAATCGTGCGTTTTTCCCGGAGAAACAAAGATGTAGGAGTACTAGGCCCCAGAAGGCCGAACCGCCTCGAAGGAAGGTCGAAACGCGCAAGCTGTACACTCCGCACGAGAGAGAACCAGTCCCGGTCTCAGATTATGATGTGAAGCGTTTGCCATATGCAAAGGGTTGTGTCCCGTCGAGTGGTGTAACTCGGCGGTAGCGAAGCCGCTCGGGAGCGCGCCCTCAACAGCGCTGTAGCGAGGGAGCGGCTAGCAGCGGTCATCGATGTTCCCCGGTAGGGTCGGGTTGCTCACACCAACCTGATTCGAAGGAAGCACCGATGACCGATGCCATGATGAACCTGCGCATGCTCGTGGAGAAGACCCCCGACGCCGATATTCTGCGCGAGATGATCGGCTTTGCCGCTGAACGGCTGATGGAGATGGAGGTGGGTGCCTCCACCGGCGCCGGCTATGGCGAGAAGAACCCGTTGCGCACGGCCCAGCGCAACGGATATCGCGACCGGGACTGGGAGACGCGAGCCGGCACCGTCGAGCTGCGCATCCCCAAGCTCAGGAAAGGCACCTACTTCCCTTCGTTCCTGGAGCCGCGGCGCATGGCTGAGAAGGCGCTGACGGCGGTGATCCAGGAGGCTTACATTCAGGGCATCTCGACCCGCTCGGTCGACGACCTGGTCAAGGCCATGGGCATGAGCGGCGTCTCCAAGAGCCAGGTCAGCCGGCTCTGCGAGGAGATCGACGGCAAGGTGAAGG contains the following coding sequences:
- a CDS encoding IS481 family transposase, encoding MPWKETSVMEERLRFVARLLEGEGMSDVCREFGISRKTGYKIFNRYREDGLEALTDRSRRPVRYANQLPGPVEAMIVRLKKEKPHWGARKIRELLVKRLAGDVRVPSKSTVHAVLDRHGLVAHARKRQRHRAEGTALSQALMPNDLWCADFKGEFKLGNGQYCYPLTVTDQASRYLFACEAFESTREAAVFDAFRRLFVEHGLPAAIRSDNGLPFASPNGLYNLSKLSVWWLRLGIALERIRPGRPQQNGRHERMHLTLKKEATRPPGRNILQQQARFDAFVSEFNQERPHEALAMKAPADIYTASKRTYTGLPEIDYPFHDRDALVTNCGRICIYRKKINISTVLAGQHLGIKEVDDGIWLVSFMHYDLGYIDLEQRTLQTIDNPFGTRLSPMS